The nucleotide window aataaaaacaaGGTATTTCTTATTGAATACTTTTTCagcaatgtataaattataatacacttTACATGCACATCACttgtttatattctatttaagctttaattctaattgaaaaatttaaagaaaaatctttatttttttttaattataacattttggcttatatataaataattaagttttttcacaagacaaagataaatattattattatttattttagcttgTAGTTCTTCCTGCACAACCTactgtgataaatattttggaaTCCTGGGTGCAACATTTTACTACAACTCAATTGACAAATATTCCAGAAAAACCTCAACGGAATAAATCAAAcaatacaatagaaaaaacagtgaatgaaataaatatatgccgAGAAACCGCAGATGGTCTACGCATATATTTTGATGTCACATTACCGCATCTTCTCTTATATAGGCAAGAAAAGGAGCAATATTGTTCTCTGAAATCTTCTTTATTATGTAACGAGCAAGTAAATATTGTTGCAAAAGAAGAACCAATTGAGTAAATATGCATTATGTTTTTTCttctaagaatataatatttaaattataattttgattactaTCTAATTtagatttcaaattaaaaatttaattgtaagatatattGTTTGAATTATAAGAAGATATCTCTATCATTGTAAGGAATCTAGAAACGTCGAGAGAAGAATTTGAAGATGCAGAATATGCTCATTTACCACCTTTTCAAGAACATGATTCGGAAATGGACAATATATCTAAGCCATCAAACAATTCTAAGCGTAGATTACGATCATGTCGTGTAAGTTCAGTCGATGAAAGCCGGCAGTTAAGATCGTATGACGAAGGAAAGCAAGACGGCGGTAATTTATCAAGGTAATAAAggtgtttaattttaataactttaattttataaaattttattagattgtTTATCTTTACACAACTTTTATGTGAATGTctctcttattaaaattaaattacgctCGCGCATAATGTAATGGAGAAAggttttgtttctttctttttttttttcttaaactagatataatatttttattgtttttgttttagtaGCATAGCAAGTACAAGTTCCCGTTGTTCTAGCCCACGAGGTGTAACATTAAGAATGCCGCCTGTTGTTACATCTGCTCAAGTAAATGCTTTACTTCAGCAATCGAATAAATGGAGATTAATGTCTCAAATTTCGAAgcaaaatgaaaattcaaCAAATCCATCTACTTATTATGGTGTCATTCATTTAACTAGATTATTTGGTAAGTTATCCTTCTctttataagaatatacatatgctcATGCAAAGCATgcattgcaaatataaaattataaaaatttacatatttcaaaaataattctttctttaatttcagTTAAGTTACCTGAGTTATTACAATCCACAGATATGccaaacaaaaaattgaaagtactcttaaaatatttagatatgttTCTAAGgtacgtaataaaatatagctaGATATGATtctgtttatataaacaatcaattttatacatcaaaaaataataatataatatatgtttagttATTTGGAGATGCATAGGGAATGGTTTGGAgaacaattttatatgcaaGCAGAAAGTCGAGCAATACCACAAATGagtaatgattaataagatacagtatatttaacaatacatTACTTTTcttaatgtaaaatgtaattatatatatatatattatgtagatgtatttttttgtaatataaaaataaatataaaaattatcttttttataataattgatatttttatgtataaacctttttttattaggatttattaacacaaaaatttatcaatatgtcaaggttttataaataaagatataaaaaaaataaaatttacaaataattgaaaacatGCATGAAAaccaatataaatatacacaaatttctataattacaagattattttatatgtatatatttgcagGATGCTGAAGCTGTTCCATATTACCGACCAAAATCTAACCTAATATAACagtatatttgcttaatataaaagttacaatttatacaaataaaataagtttcgaTTCTAAggattgcatgaaagaatatttgtgaacttttagaaatgagtttagaagcctagataaaaaacattttgttgtaGAAAATGTTGTTGCAGAAAATGtgcaacaataaaattttctacaacaaaatgttttttatctaggcttctaaactcatttctaaaagttcacaaatattctttcatgcaatccTTAGAAtcgaaacttattttattttatttgtataaattgtaacttttatattaagcaaatatattgttatacatattagGTTAGATTTTGGTCGGTAATATGGAACAGCTTcagctatatatatttattgcagtATGTCTGTAGACATAGCGTGTAGCGTGTTACCCACTGGAAACTTTTATGGAAATGGCTATGTAGTTCAATGGATATGGAGCTATCTTGAATGTTGGTGTCACCTAAAATGAGGGGATAACCGATAACCGTTCTGCTTTATATGATCTGTTATTGAGTGATCAGTTGTTGCTGGTAAACAtttgaattgtaaaaatagaagCTTTAAAAAGCTTCAAAAGCCTGGTAAGTATTCGAACGGATTAATGATATCTGGTGTGTTTACATGTTCAGCTCGgtgaagttttttttacaaagcatTAACTTTTTTTGCGTAATTATAATCGCATGGTCACTTGCAAGCAATAAAAGAGTCATGTCATCACATTATTGCACCAGACATCATTAATACACCTGACTTACGTTGTATGTagcatgtaaattatatatctcgcTTTGCTTTGTGTACAGTGACGCACGACTAGAGATGGGTTTGCAGGACGCTGTGTATACAGCAGTCACCGCAccatttaacataatttacaaAACGAGTGCAGGAACTGCCTCGTACGCTTTGGGTGCCGCTTCATCGGTAAGCTGTTGtatatttcgatttttaataCTTGTAAAACAATGAAGGAATCTTGTActaatctcttcgattatagACTCGCTAGACTCATCTCATACAAATACAACATGACATTAGACATATGTCTAATATTAGACGCGcgattgacattttttttttttttagtagtgATATGTATGTAACATAAGTATACTCGGATattacatatagtatataaaaaaaaattgaaaaaaaataaacctattatataactgaaaaaaaacttattatcaATTGCATATTATAGgtcaatgtaaaaaatatcactttaACCAAATTATAGTAAGATCTGCTTGCTTATTTGTGTACTAACATGTTACAGATTGTCACAAATGCAGTAAGTTAAAATCAATGTTATATTGAcaattttgtcattttgatACAACTGATTTCTATAATCTTCCTGTCATgcattaatatttgacaaacttaagttttacatttttatatttgctgtTAAAAGAGCAATATCATTGTCATATCAATGTCACTTATCGCTTTTCtttaatacacatattttacttgtctaacattgttattaattatgactaataataataataattggtgataaaaataaaagtaaaaacttGATATaagtaacattatttaattttagttatttatttttgataaagtgTTAGTAGCTATGAATATGTTAATAGCATGAAAATATACACTATTTGCATGgagtctataataaatatctttttataaataaaaaaacatttttaaatattatatatgttataaaaaagttaatttactaattattagaatttttataggCGACGAATTACCTGGGATTTAAACCCAAAGTAGAAGTTAAAATGGCACCACCTATACCTTTATGGAAATTAGCTGCTGCAAGTGGTCCATATGTACAGCTCGCAGCTGTCAGTGGTGCAATGGCAGTGATCCTTGGCGCTGTTGGATCTCATAGTAAGTGAATTACTTAGTAATTGCGTTTGcattatttcaaacttttatgaACATAAGCTTTAGATGAATCTGTTTTTTCATTGCAGGACATTATTCTAAGGACGAGAGAGGGAAGGAGCAACGTCGTATCTTTGAAACGGCGaatcgttatcattttatacatacgTTAGCTTTGTTGGGATTACCATTATGCAGATTCCCACTTGTGGTGATTATCATTATATCTATCTAcctacaattatattatatcgtgTAAAGAGGGTTACActaatctacaattttttgaTGTACTGTTTTCAGACTTCGTCATTTATACTTTCTGGAATCTTACTATTTTGTGGTAGCTGCTATTACACTGCATTTACTGGTGACAGACGATTCAGCACGACAACACCAATCGGgggattttgttttatattaggCTGGTGcagtatgtttttttaaatactgtaAGGGGATAAGTTTTCatacaagagaaaaaatgaAGCAAAAACAAATCCAAGAACAATGTGACAGAATGttatacaagaatatatacaatatttactaCACATTAAGAATAGGTAGTAATAAGTATTAAagatttacaaaagaaaaaaaaattataagagtatataagttttataaaataatttttcataatgtgtgtgtgtatgtatatatatatatatatatacacaatatttactactactaatatatatatatatatatatatatatatatatatatatatatatatatatatatatatatatattggtatTGGGCATGTTTGAaccaataattataaatttttatttttaaaagatatgtaaaagtatgtaaaaaaatataattttaccattaatttttctttaaatttttaagaaaaatgtttatttttaatgtaattccCTTTGATTCTTATATCCtatctaatgtatttttaGAAGATACATTCCTTgagcaaatttattattatttatatttattaaatttttttttacaaaaaaaaaaaacaatttgaataaagtaaaattcgtTTATACCATACtaaatcgatataaatatatcttttgtttgataatattaatgacgGGTTTGTGGATCGTGTATCCTGAATTGTTACACATTTTACAAGGATGAATGTTCAGTTTTCCTATGTGTTTCTCCTGTCGATGAATTAtttctttgcaaaatatatgcgcaaattttctcgttaaaagaaaaaattaagaaattaaaaaaaaaataatcttcaaatatattatacacgcTTAAACTTGAAAATGTAACGTAAATCATTTTGTCAGTGTgtggtatatttttaaaaaatgcgaatGTTACGTTTTGGTTTATTAATAACAACATAAAGTAAATTGTAACTTTTGTTTTTCGCCGAATACTCTCAAGCGAGCCGATAGTTCTGGAAAATACAACAAAATCGAGAAAACGCCCGCTGTCGCGTATCTACGAgatcatatacattatatacgaatattcgcaatataagaatttaaaataaacgattTAGACAAAATGCttcatacatttttacttttttggtTTTTATAGATTCCGcgtttttatgatataaaaaattaatgtaccTTGTATTATATCCATTTGATACACCAACTTCACTCATTTTATATCTGTTCTATTTTGTATGATACAgttcttttacattttctttttgtttcataaaTACGACGATTTGCCTGTAAGTAAATGGGTATCCGAATTTCTCTTCGGTTCATATATATCACGACGGCGATTCTGGCGATTCTGGTTGCACTCTCTTATacaactaaataataattgaactaatttatatctagaaaaaaatattaaataatattaatagatgtTGCACatcgattaatattaaacttaaatgTAGGAGTGTTGCGCAACATAATTCGCGCATTGCATTTTCGGTTGGAACTTAAACAGCGAACACGAAGAGATCGATTACAAAATAGAGAAATAGCAGtcattgtgtgtgtgtgtgtgtgtgtgtgtgtgtgtgtgtgtgtgtgtgtgtgtgtgcgcgcgcgcgcgtgtgtgtgtatccgGAATATTAGCGTTTTAACATAAGACACGCGGTTGCACGCTCCCATCATGAAGGTGCCCGTTTCTTTACTGATTTTAGCTCGTGAGTTTTCCGCGATCGTGGAACGCGGGGTATTGGCGATGTATGGCGATGCTTTTAAATGCATcactgatataaaatttacttatgcTAGTAAACGTCCtctccccttctctctctttttctctcaggctatattatatttagttagtATAGTGTTTCATagcaatattatttcttgttactatcatataaagtatttatatcgACTTGtgtatattaaactatatttacaatctttttttctttttttattgtaacacATTGAAGATAAGTTTTTTCCCCTAAAACGAGGTCGCTCGCAAGCCACTCGGATTCCTAGCACCGCGGAAGAATAAACTCACGCGGTTTGGTTAATGATTATGCAGCTTTGCACTTTTCTTCCTGGTCAAAGTATATCACAATCCAAATATTGGTAAAgagatataaacaaaaaaaaaaaaaaaaaaaaaagaattattccaATGTATAGCATTTTAtgagaaatgagaaaaaagaatatcttcATAAGAGGATTCATATAAAGAGTAAAACCATTGTCGCTGAATTTGCTCGTTTGCTGAAAATATGCGTAATTTTACATAGATCTTAAATACAGTTCGGATAATTCTCGCGGTttgaatattgtaaaaataatacaagagatagtgtaataaagaaaaaaaaaagacgcgCCGATCTCCTATCCGTTTCTAGGAGAGGTGGAACGAGTGTTGTCCTTCTTGCGCAGCTATCCGCAACTTTTCCCGCATTATTTCCAAAGTAGTATAATCAGGCAGTTTTAGGTAGTTGACGCAAGTCATTACTGATGGTAGAAAATCATCGGTCTTCATAGATGGATCGAAAGTCTTGCGCACTATTGTTAACGGAGGTGTCAAGCTCTTGAaacctgtaaaaaaaatatatatataaggcaCGTGTGAATTTCATTGTGATCTCtcactatataaaataaatgaaagataAAAGTGCTAAAGTGTCAACCTCCAACGGGCAAACGTGGCGAGCCAGTAACAAACTGAATGAACTGTCGCTGTTCCTCGCTATTGTACTTGGACATAACTTCGAACAGAAAACGGATGGCGCGTGAGTCAGGTGTGTAACCGTGATCGGTTCTACAGCACTCTGCAAGAGTTTTCACGTCCCATTGTCCGCCGGTTTGTGCGTGCCCACAGAATACCGCCTCCAACTCCTCCGGGAAGAATAGTCTCAATTGCGATGGAGGGAATACCGATTCAAAACCTTCCCGGAATGCCTCCATTTGTCTAAATACTCCTTCGTATAAGAACCAATGTACTACCAActgaaattttatagaaattaatacgTAATGTCTTTCGAGCGATTTCGGCAAAGAAAAGTCGTCAATGTAACGCTATATTACCTTAATATATTGATCCAGGTTATGAATAGTAACAGATATTTCGCTACCACCTTTTCTCAATTCAATGTTCTCATAACCTGGCAATTCAAATACGAGGCCCAAGTCAGAAATTGGGCATGTGTCTAAATCAAGCGCCTCGATTAATTGCACTTTCTCGTGCGGCCGTAATGTTTGATCCTTCTCCATAACTTCTTTTCTCCTCACAACCTCTTGAAGTTTGCTGAGGGTACGATGCACGTCAGGACATACGTATGCCAAGTCTGCTAATGTGAGAGTATGCTCTTCTCCCAGTAACCAGCGATAAAAAGTTAAACTAAATGGCAAGTCCAACTAAAATGAGAAAAGATTAaacacattataaataaatgattaaaaggaAATTCATTGCAAAAAGCTttgcagaaataattttttaccattCTGGAATCGTATATCGCCTTCGCCATAAATTTTCCAAGGAATTTGAACTtggtttttaattttgctagATGAGACACTTTAGTATTCCAAGGTATCGGTCCTGGGAAAAGCCCGTGTGCAGAATTAACGTATCCGTTTTCAGTAGGACTAGAACTGCCATGCCACAGATCTAAATCGGCGCGTTGCAGTTCTTTGGAGACTAGAGCGTAAAATTCCAAAGTTGGACCAAGGCCAGTACCAACCTGTACACAACAAATGCAAATGTTAGATTAAAGACAATGCAATAAGATTTGACTTGATGgaaacatatgtatgtacaagtAAAAGTAACCAACCTCATTGACGTATTGCACTTCTAGTAAAGCCTTGTTAGAGGCCAAGTCTTGAATCACTTGCTCAGCTTGTTTAAGGATATCTGTTCTCGAGATAGTTCTCTTTCTCCGTTCTAAACGTGGTGTAACACGCTCTTGGCTATCCGAACCCGAGAGTTCCGGCGCCGAATCCAAGAGACGTTGCAAAGCTCTGTCTCGATCAAATGATGTCGCGTACAACAGTAGCTGTCTCGTCTCGAACGGAAAAAGGAAAGGACTGAAATTAAATCATACattcaagaattataaataaattctgaactatacacaataatatagaaaaaaattaatctaccATTGTACTAACCAGACAGTCGCGATCTGTTGTAACCAAGATGGTAAATTTCCAGTCATGATCACCAGCGGATCTTGCAACTGTCTGCTAGCTTTTGCAgcaatcttattgttaatgaaaTCCTGAGGTGACAGTAAACTCATGCTCTTTAGATGAGGAAATAGTATGCCCCAGTGACGATTGAGAGCGTGCAAAAGTCGCAGCAGACACAATCCATCGAGAGAAGCGTCCGTAATGGTTACTGTAGGTGGTAACGTGGGAGATAGATATGGCGCGAGGGGACAATGCTGTGGCGGAACAGTGCCTTCTAACCAGAGACTGTCTTCTTTCCTCTTCGAGCTAATCTTTGTACTTTTTCCCTTGCCCTTTCTGCTATTACCCTGTGAACTTGATCCTGATTTTGGAGAAGTTGCAGCATCCTCTTCTGGTACAGGTCTGtggatagaaataaaaaaatatatataaaagaattatatacttttttgctATCATATTATTGTGGATAAGCTAGTTAATGCCAATAAagtaaaatggaaaaaattatatggcaATTTTCAGAATGAACACATTTAGTATAACATAGCAGGAGAAAAACCGCGCACGACCatttcagaatatttaaaaatacctgTAGTATATCGTGTGGGTTTGCACCCATACCGCATCATGTCCTAACGGCGGTTCACTATCGGCCTCTGCCTCAGAATGATCCACTCCGGAACATCCAAATTGCCTGACCGCTTGATAAACTGTCATATTAAAGGGTAAAACTATGTCAccgattaaaaattgaagtttATGTTTAGGCGGTCCCTGGCTTATCACAACTGCCgccttgaaaaaaaaagatatacgtGATTGTCAATattgttgatttttttataatttaaaagtcgtgaaaataaattatatacataccaAAGTATCGTCAATGTCGTCCTCGCTGTTATCGTCGTCACTGACCATCGAGTCAGCATCGCGTATTCTACCGTATCCACGTACCATCAAATAACGTTCGATTGCCTGTACTAAGGCAAGCGGATCTATTTTTACAGTACCACCTTtccattgttttaaattattacagtcTGGATGTCGTTGAAGATTACACTGCACCGATAAAACATTTGTGTTCATATTGCGATGCTTAAAACAACGAATCAATCTTTAGAAACGTctaaatttcgtaaaataattaccTTAAGTTGATGTGTGTTGAAGAATTTGAGAGCACTAGTACCACCGCGACCAGCACCAGAACCCGCGGGTAAGTCGTGGACTTTCACTGGGAATTGTTCTAGCTGTGCGACGCAACTGTTTAACTTGGCTACTAAAGCACCAAACGCTCCAGGATGAAGATCCATGATGTCGTTGTTCTGTTGCatctgaataaaatattacaattgtacatacatacgcatTTAGAAGAGATCGAATAAGTGTGAACAGATCGCTTCTACTTACAGTGGACTCTGCAAACAATTTCCAAAACATACGAAGGCGGTCATAACGATTGCCTGGCGCATCTATGGTAGTGAGGTAGTTTAACAGAGCCTTGATAAGACCACTGTAATTCATTTCAAAGGGCGATATATCACTTTCGAGGACTATATCTCGTAATTCCGTTAACGCTGACAACATTTCGTCTAATTCCTGggtataataaattgttcaattaattgtggattatataaattggtagaaatgtataaattgaaatgcgtatatattgttattaaacacataaaacataaaatagtaAGTACCATTtagtatatctatatattttatatatattatatagatatattaaatgtacttACTATTTTATGTTTCATGTGTTTAgtgacaataatatatacacgttttaatttatatattatcgctCGTATTTAGAACGCGCTTACAAAGATGTCAGCGCGTTGTTATGCAATAGAAGaatctgttttatataaattttatatagattcttCTATTGCATAACAACGCGCTAACATCTTTGTAAGCGTGTTCTGAATACGGgcctatatatattatatatattcgtgcAATGTATTTACGTTTGATTGCAATCGCTGTATCGCAGCAGTCAGTCGAGCGAGAACTGTTAGAGCTGGATGTGAACAAGGCGCGTCGTCCTGATATCTTGCCAGAAATTGGGCCGCTTGTTCACGCACCCACGTCTTCGCTTTATCCCGATTTCCGCCAGTTAAGCTCGGATTACTCGGTGGTTTCGACAAATTCGTGGACGAACTCGAGTCTCTTTTGTCGCCGCTAGTGCTGGACGAGGATGATTTTCGGCCCCATTTGGCTGGATTAAGATTCCCTAGAAAACGATTGTTTTTCGGAGTGAAACCGGTGAATAGAGATTCTGGCTGTTGAGTTTGTTGCGGCGTGGTGGTACCAGCTAATCTCGAGAAACGAccctttttattttgtcgtTTTTTCTTCAGCACATCACCGATTCTtctataataagtaaaaagaagagatttataaatttatataatgtatataatataacacaattatgttaaaaaaaaaaaagtaaaattgtcAGTAAAGACATTTTGTACTAACAGGTGAGCACTTTGTGGTGTACTTGATTCTTCTACGCTACTGTTTAACTCTGTTCTATGTGGTTCCAATGAAGCACTGATATTTGGTTTATATTGGCATGATGATGCGATTGTGCCAAATAATATGTTGCCATTTGAAGATGGAGAGACAACCGGAGACGTGGCACTACTAGAAGACAACATTGCGGTGGAAGAAAGTGGTGTATTAGACGGACCTGGCTGTGGGCTTGGTAATGACGTACCTAAATGCAACataaaataacacaatatattatctacatatattatatagtggATTAAATgtatcgaaaacgaaaatgagTAGGACggtaatttattaacacaatTTACCAGAAGGGCACTTGGGTGGTGAAACACCAAGAGGTACTTCGGGATCTGCTAATTGACGAACTTGATGTAGCACGCCCTCACGATGAAAATGAACCCCAAATACTTGTGGCAATCTCTTCATCAAGATACTCGCCATTTGAAGAGCCCCAATAACTATACGCAAATCTTGCGACGCTAACATACCAGCTATATGAGACGAGACCACTTGATTCTTTagaacatcctgtatatgaa belongs to Anoplolepis gracilipes chromosome 4, ASM4749672v1, whole genome shotgun sequence and includes:
- the Msl-3 gene encoding MSL complex subunit 3 isoform X2 — translated: MVSTRGPKFKFCDGEKVLCYEPDPTKAKVLYDSKVLDVIVNKDQRGRKAVEYLIHFQGWNSSWDRCVTEEYVLKDTEENRQLQRDLAQKAQLQLGAYLYRRERKKRSHKMSERLAETEHQESRRRARSGGSRATSATTGSSEDGSSGQHADYDTEEVNTEEDTESSSDYMGETSDDEDSGGGSQSGASIKPGIDIDIGSTLKRILEQDYDLIMNKNKLVVLPAQPTVINILESWVQHFTTTQLTNIPEKPQRNKSNNTIEKTVNEINICRETADGLRIYFDVTLPHLLLYRQEKEQYCSLKSSLLCNEQVNIVAKEEPIENLETSREEFEDAEYAHLPPFQEHDSEMDNISKPSNNSKRRLRSCRVSSVDESRQLRSYDEGKQDGGNLSSIASTSSRCSSPRGVTLRMPPVVTSAQVNALLQQSNKWRLMSQISKQNENSTNPSTYYGVIHLTRLFVKLPELLQSTDMPNKKLKVLLKYLDMFLSYLEMHREWFGEQFYMQAESRAIPQMSND
- the Msl-3 gene encoding MSL complex subunit 3 isoform X1, with amino-acid sequence MVSTRGPKFKFCDGEKVLCYEPDPTKAKVLYDSKVLDVIVNKDQRGRKAVEYLIHFQGWNSSWDRCVTEEYVLKDTEENRQLQRDLAQKAQLQLGAYLYRRERKKRSHKMSERLAETEHQESRRRARSGGSRATSATTGSSEDGSSGQHADYDTEEVNTEEDTESSSDYMGETSDDEDSGGGSQSGASIKPGIDIDIGSTLKRILEQDYDLIMNKNKLVVLPAQPTVINILESWVQHFTTTQLTNIPEKPQRNKSNNTIEKTVNEINICRETADGLRIYFDVTLPHLLLYRQEKEQYCSLKSSLLCNEQVNIVAKEEPIENLETSREEFEDAEYAHLPPFQEHDSEMDNISKPSNNSKRRLRSCRVSSVDESRQLRSYDEGKQDGGNLSSSIASTSSRCSSPRGVTLRMPPVVTSAQVNALLQQSNKWRLMSQISKQNENSTNPSTYYGVIHLTRLFVKLPELLQSTDMPNKKLKVLLKYLDMFLSYLEMHREWFGEQFYMQAESRAIPQMSND
- the LOC140665043 gene encoding transmembrane protein 256 homolog encodes the protein MGLQDAVYTAVTAPFNIIYKTSAGTASYALGAASSATNYLGFKPKVEVKMAPPIPLWKLAAASGPYVQLAAVSGAMAVILGAVGSHRHYSKDERGKEQRRIFETANRYHFIHTLALLGLPLCRFPLVTSSFILSGILLFCGSCYYTAFTGDRRFSTTTPIGGFCFILGWCSMFF